A stretch of Paenibacillus sp. URB8-2 DNA encodes these proteins:
- the cysT gene encoding sulfate ABC transporter permease subunit CysT, with translation MSVTAKETRRGVLPGFGLTMGYSILYLSLVVLIPLAALLFNSTGLTFAKFWSVASDPRVLASYRVSLTTAAAAAFADALFGLLLAWVLVRYRFPGKRIFDALIDLPFALPTAVAGVSLTALYSGNGWIGSLLEPLGIKVAFTPLGITLALMFIGIPFVVRTVQPVLEDMEKDTEEAAATLGAGRWRIFRKVLLPELIPPLITGFALAFARGIGEYGSVVFISGNMPMRTEIAPLLIMSKLEQYDYAGATAVALLLLLISFLMLLVINMLQSWTRKASR, from the coding sequence ATGAGTGTCACTGCTAAGGAGACGCGGCGGGGCGTGCTGCCCGGATTCGGCCTGACGATGGGGTACAGCATTTTATACTTGAGTCTTGTAGTGCTTATCCCGCTGGCGGCGCTGCTGTTCAATTCCACGGGGCTGACCTTTGCCAAGTTTTGGTCGGTAGCGAGCGACCCTCGGGTCCTCGCTTCCTACCGGGTCAGTCTGACCACAGCGGCGGCGGCGGCATTTGCGGACGCCCTGTTCGGTCTGCTGCTTGCATGGGTGCTGGTGCGCTACCGGTTTCCGGGAAAAAGAATCTTCGACGCCCTGATCGACCTGCCGTTCGCGCTGCCGACAGCGGTGGCGGGCGTGTCGCTGACGGCGCTGTACTCCGGAAACGGCTGGATTGGCTCGCTGCTTGAGCCGCTCGGCATCAAAGTGGCGTTTACGCCGCTGGGCATTACCTTGGCGCTGATGTTCATCGGTATTCCTTTTGTTGTACGCACCGTTCAACCCGTACTGGAAGATATGGAGAAAGACACGGAGGAGGCGGCAGCCACTCTGGGAGCCGGACGCTGGCGCATTTTCCGCAAGGTGCTGCTGCCGGAGCTGATTCCGCCCCTGATTACCGGCTTTGCCCTGGCCTTTGCCCGGGGAATCGGCGAGTACGGCTCGGTGGTGTTCATCTCGGGCAACATGCCGATGCGGACGGAGATCGCTCCGCTGCTGATCATGTCGAAGCTGGAGCAGTACGATTATGCCGGAGCGACAGCCGTGGCGCTGCTGCTTCTGCTGATTTCCTTCCTGATGCTTCTTGTAATCAATATGCTCCAGAGCTGGACCCGTAAGGCGTCGCGTTAA
- a CDS encoding YezD family protein, producing the protein MAKPLKVDEVWLERIAGLLDNMEFGSLHIVVHEGQIVQMERTERKRFENAPARHSGEAGSRRPDTRAAGRG; encoded by the coding sequence ATGGCTAAACCGCTGAAGGTGGATGAAGTTTGGCTGGAGAGGATTGCGGGACTTCTGGACAATATGGAATTCGGCTCTCTGCATATTGTGGTGCATGAGGGGCAGATCGTGCAAATGGAGCGGACGGAACGCAAACGGTTCGAGAACGCTCCCGCACGGCACAGCGGGGAAGCCGGAAGCCGGCGTCCCGATACCCGTGCGGCAGGACGAGGGTAA
- a CDS encoding DUF421 domain-containing protein: MDYELITIKLVTGFIGLWIMTRLLGKKEISQLTPFDFVSALMLSEIVGNTIYQEDAHYWQLVYGLVLWGALSYLFEKVTQHAKRMRTPLEGSTSVLICNGKIDMKEMNRNRLDFGQLRMMLRQKDIFALEEVAYAIFEKNGSLSVIKKPDYEMPARKDLGMPHEEASFVYSLVEGGDILEDNLKKIGKDKAWLESGLRDEGYRDAASLAFVEWSKDGGFFVMER, from the coding sequence ATGGATTATGAATTAATTACGATCAAGCTGGTCACCGGTTTCATCGGCTTATGGATAATGACGCGGCTGCTCGGGAAGAAGGAGATTTCCCAGCTTACTCCCTTCGATTTTGTCTCCGCGCTAATGCTGAGCGAAATTGTTGGCAATACCATTTACCAGGAGGATGCGCATTATTGGCAGCTCGTTTACGGACTGGTGCTATGGGGGGCATTGTCCTATTTATTCGAAAAAGTGACGCAGCACGCCAAACGGATGCGCACGCCGCTGGAAGGGTCAACCTCCGTCCTGATCTGCAACGGCAAAATCGACATGAAGGAAATGAATCGCAACCGGCTCGATTTCGGACAGCTGCGGATGATGCTGCGGCAAAAGGATATTTTTGCGTTGGAGGAAGTGGCGTATGCTATATTTGAGAAAAACGGCTCGCTCAGCGTGATCAAAAAGCCGGATTACGAAATGCCGGCTAGAAAAGATCTGGGAATGCCGCATGAGGAGGCTTCTTTTGTCTACTCGCTCGTAGAGGGAGGAGACATACTGGAGGACAATCTGAAGAAGATCGGAAAGGATAAGGCTTGGCTGGAAAGCGGGCTGAGGGACGAGGGATACCGGGATGCCGCATCTTTGGCTTTTGTGGAATGGAGCAAAGACGGAGGCTTTTTTGTTATGGAGCGTTAA
- a CDS encoding GNAT family N-acetyltransferase, whose amino-acid sequence MNEVNKVEIRRGAPSVEDYLNLRLEAGLSPMSREGAEIGLPRSLFAVTLVENGETVGMGRVIGDGGCFFQVTDIAVKPSCQGQGLGKAIMREIRDFLDTVPVPSYVSLIADGEAAKLYGKFGFVSVHPESQGMFLRR is encoded by the coding sequence ATGAATGAAGTGAACAAGGTGGAGATCCGCCGCGGGGCGCCGTCCGTTGAGGACTATTTAAATCTGCGGCTTGAAGCGGGCTTAAGCCCGATGAGCCGGGAGGGGGCCGAGATTGGCCTGCCGCGTTCGCTGTTTGCGGTAACGCTGGTTGAGAACGGCGAAACCGTCGGCATGGGACGGGTGATTGGAGACGGGGGATGTTTCTTTCAAGTCACGGATATTGCTGTCAAGCCTTCCTGTCAGGGACAGGGGCTTGGGAAAGCGATAATGAGAGAGATCCGAGATTTTCTAGATACGGTGCCCGTCCCCTCCTACGTCAGCCTCATTGCTGATGGAGAAGCAGCGAAGCTGTACGGCAAATTTGGATTTGTGTCCGTACATCCGGAGTCTCAGGGGATGTTTTTGCGCCGCTGA
- a CDS encoding poly(ethylene terephthalate) hydrolase family protein, which yields MDLELGQAPAPERPGRHRLVIEILGRRIRETYRYDTRIWRSGIAGPWMISFAVFAAVMLGAPTGLGKPADLLLAAGIGTALLAAVGHLAAALLALAGLRLPRLFTGCLLGGAGIVMVILCNSHVTAGAAAAVAATAAAFGALAGVGVGLLRTGRILPGLLLLAALATLPFIPVDGFQLQRAADPDKAEVSGPAADTASSAAVVPLAAANPGVPGPYAYRSFTYAGGSDRHRAEFGKEAAVRSSSVNASSYMKKWSPLRTLFWGFDPESLPLNGRVWMPEEDGPFPLVLMVHGNHMMEDFSDGGYAYLGELLASRGFIAISLDENFLNYSAWSGIPEDDYKLRAWIILKHLEQLAAFSDTPDNPFYNKIDFAETALIGHSRGGQAVAMAADAQRWFKGDPALASVSRFHISAVAALAPTDQTVDGKQARLQDISYMTLQGARDGDVHDFYGDRQYIRSFYSANTDSFKTSLYIGDANHSQFNSDWGLFDLAFPTGLFLSRSDIMEEEEQQQIAKVYLSAYLETALHGRREYAGLFRDYRRGRGWLPKTTSYFNRYQDGGFRGIADYEEDRDKTTAGRSGTITAAGLRWTEETAKDREGGGKGTYGAFLERRAVENGEAFYRISLNAGPATDAALYGADGLSFSMANRNADSGSGLPPQVAVELTDRLGNKARLPLSEVMQPLQLPQTQFARTSWLEKRIGDGKYGKPSEAVFQTYELPFGLFRGKNPSFDPARLAQITFYLLGGGDAITLDDIGFYSGGSHPSLMQTALIRNESD from the coding sequence ATGGATTTGGAATTGGGACAAGCGCCCGCGCCGGAAAGGCCCGGACGGCACAGACTTGTTATTGAAATATTGGGACGCAGAATCCGCGAAACCTACCGCTATGATACGCGAATATGGCGCAGCGGGATTGCCGGTCCCTGGATGATAAGCTTCGCGGTGTTTGCAGCCGTCATGCTGGGGGCTCCTACCGGTCTGGGAAAGCCGGCGGATCTGCTGCTGGCCGCCGGAATCGGGACAGCTCTGCTGGCAGCGGTCGGCCACCTGGCCGCCGCGCTGCTCGCGCTGGCGGGGCTGCGTCTTCCGCGGCTGTTCACAGGCTGTCTGCTCGGCGGCGCAGGAATTGTCATGGTGATTCTCTGCAATTCCCATGTCACCGCCGGCGCTGCAGCCGCCGTCGCAGCCACAGCCGCCGCTTTCGGAGCGCTGGCAGGCGTTGGCGTCGGTCTTCTGCGGACCGGAAGAATCCTGCCGGGACTGCTGCTTCTGGCGGCGCTGGCGACCCTTCCGTTCATTCCGGTCGACGGATTTCAGCTTCAACGCGCAGCCGATCCGGACAAAGCGGAAGTATCCGGCCCGGCTGCGGACACCGCTTCCTCCGCAGCCGTCGTTCCGCTGGCCGCGGCCAATCCGGGAGTCCCCGGCCCGTATGCTTACCGGAGCTTCACTTATGCCGGCGGCAGCGACCGGCACCGCGCCGAATTCGGGAAAGAGGCGGCTGTCCGCTCTTCTTCGGTGAACGCTTCTTCCTATATGAAGAAGTGGTCCCCGCTGCGCACGCTGTTCTGGGGCTTCGATCCGGAATCACTGCCCCTGAACGGGCGGGTATGGATGCCCGAGGAAGACGGCCCTTTTCCGCTTGTGCTTATGGTGCACGGCAATCATATGATGGAGGATTTCTCGGACGGAGGTTACGCCTATCTCGGAGAACTGCTGGCCAGCCGCGGATTCATCGCCATCTCTCTGGACGAGAATTTCCTGAATTATTCCGCCTGGTCCGGAATCCCGGAGGATGACTACAAGCTGCGTGCCTGGATCATTCTGAAGCATCTGGAACAGCTCGCCGCTTTCTCGGATACGCCGGATAACCCTTTTTACAATAAAATCGACTTTGCCGAGACGGCTCTAATCGGGCACAGCCGCGGCGGCCAGGCTGTCGCTATGGCGGCGGACGCACAGCGTTGGTTCAAGGGTGATCCCGCGCTGGCATCGGTCAGCCGTTTTCATATCTCGGCGGTGGCCGCGCTGGCTCCCACCGACCAGACGGTCGACGGCAAGCAGGCCCGGCTTCAGGACATCAGCTATATGACCCTTCAGGGCGCGCGGGACGGGGATGTGCATGATTTCTATGGAGACCGGCAGTATATCCGTTCTTTCTATTCCGCGAATACGGATTCGTTCAAGACATCGCTGTATATCGGAGATGCGAATCACAGCCAGTTCAACAGCGACTGGGGCTTGTTCGATCTGGCGTTTCCGACCGGATTGTTCCTGAGCCGGAGCGATATCATGGAAGAAGAGGAGCAGCAGCAGATCGCCAAGGTGTATCTCTCCGCTTATCTGGAGACGGCGCTGCACGGAAGACGGGAATACGCCGGATTGTTCCGGGATTACCGCCGCGGGCGGGGGTGGCTCCCTAAGACAACATCGTACTTCAATCGCTACCAGGATGGCGGATTCAGAGGTATCGCGGACTACGAAGAGGACCGGGACAAGACGACGGCCGGCCGCAGCGGCACGATTACGGCAGCAGGACTGCGCTGGACGGAGGAGACGGCGAAAGACCGCGAGGGAGGAGGCAAGGGGACTTACGGAGCCTTCCTGGAACGCAGGGCGGTTGAGAACGGAGAAGCCTTTTACCGGATTTCGCTGAACGCCGGACCCGCCACTGACGCCGCGCTCTACGGCGCGGACGGTCTGTCCTTCTCCATGGCCAACCGCAACGCCGATTCAGGCTCCGGCTTGCCGCCTCAGGTGGCGGTTGAACTGACCGACCGCTTGGGGAATAAGGCGCGGCTGCCGCTGTCGGAGGTCATGCAGCCCCTGCAGCTGCCACAGACGCAGTTCGCCCGGACATCCTGGCTGGAGAAGCGGATCGGCGACGGCAAGTACGGCAAGCCCTCCGAAGCGGTCTTTCAGACGTATGAGCTTCCGTTCGGCCTGTTCCGGGGGAAGAATCCTTCTTTTGATCCGGCGCGGCTGGCGCAGATCACTTTTTATCTTCTTGGCGGCGGAGATGCCATTACGCTTGACGATATCGGCTTTTATTCGGGCGGGAGTCATCCTTCCCTCATGCAAACAGCCTTAATCCGAAATGAATCGGATTAA
- a CDS encoding NAD(P)-dependent oxidoreductase: MKIVLFGASGTIGRAILEEALKRKHEVTAAVPRPEVLEIQHSGLLTLSADLLRPEEVAGAAKDHEAAISAYGPEFGAEGELLEVARSLVEGLKTAGVKRLIVVGGAGSLKTDSGDRLMDTPEFPEEIKPLAAAHADAYEIYAQSGLDYTYASPAAIITPGRRTGQFRVGLDRLVVDENGKSEISAEDYAAAVVDELEEGNFIGSRFTVGY; the protein is encoded by the coding sequence ATGAAAATCGTACTGTTCGGCGCATCGGGAACGATTGGCCGCGCCATCCTGGAAGAAGCGCTGAAGCGAAAGCATGAGGTAACGGCGGCGGTCCCGCGGCCGGAGGTGCTGGAAATTCAGCACAGCGGGCTGCTTACGCTGTCCGCCGATCTGCTGAGACCGGAAGAGGTCGCGGGGGCCGCCAAAGACCATGAGGCTGCAATCAGCGCCTACGGTCCGGAATTCGGAGCGGAGGGTGAACTGCTTGAGGTCGCGCGCTCGCTGGTCGAAGGACTAAAGACGGCCGGCGTGAAGCGGCTAATTGTGGTTGGTGGCGCGGGAAGTCTGAAGACGGACTCGGGAGACCGGTTGATGGACACGCCGGAGTTCCCGGAGGAGATAAAGCCGCTGGCGGCGGCCCACGCCGACGCTTATGAAATCTATGCGCAGTCCGGTCTTGACTACACGTATGCCAGCCCAGCCGCGATCATTACGCCAGGGCGGCGTACGGGGCAGTTCCGTGTCGGACTGGACAGGCTCGTCGTGGATGAGAACGGCAAAAGCGAGATCAGCGCCGAGGATTACGCCGCCGCGGTTGTCGATGAATTGGAGGAAGGGAATTTCATCGGGTCGCGGTTCACGGTGGGGTATTAA
- a CDS encoding sulfate ABC transporter substrate-binding protein, whose protein sequence is MRKGLKKGLLTGFTLLLTAGLTACGSNNSAENGASSSAAPAASAGAAPSAAASPAQSKEPVELLNVSYDPTRELYESYNKAFSAYWEKETGQKVTIKQSHGGSGKQSRAVQDGLEADVVTLALGYDIDALQTAGLINEGWQSKYDLNSSPYTSTIVFLVRKGNPKGIKDWPDLLKDGVEVITPNPKTSGGARWNYLAAWGYALDHNNNDEAKAQEFIKNLFTHVPVLDTGARGSTTTFVERGIGDVLIAWENEAYLSVNELGKDKFDIVYPSESILAEPPVAVVDKVVDKKGTREVADAYLKYLYSEEGQKIAAENYYRPTLDSVKEQFKDKFPDIKLFTLADKFGTWKETQEKHFNDGGVFDKIYVPGK, encoded by the coding sequence ATGAGAAAAGGCTTGAAAAAGGGATTGTTAACAGGGTTTACGCTGCTGCTGACGGCGGGTCTTACGGCTTGCGGAAGCAACAACAGTGCGGAGAACGGAGCTTCTTCTTCGGCGGCGCCTGCGGCGTCGGCTGGCGCAGCGCCTTCGGCGGCGGCATCACCTGCACAATCGAAGGAGCCGGTGGAGCTGCTGAACGTCTCCTACGATCCTACGCGTGAATTGTATGAGAGCTATAACAAAGCTTTTTCCGCTTATTGGGAGAAAGAGACCGGACAGAAGGTGACGATCAAGCAGTCGCATGGCGGTTCCGGCAAGCAAAGCCGTGCCGTGCAGGATGGTCTGGAAGCGGACGTCGTGACCCTGGCGCTCGGATATGATATCGATGCCTTGCAAACGGCCGGTCTGATCAATGAAGGCTGGCAGAGCAAGTATGATCTTAACAGTTCTCCTTACACCTCGACCATCGTGTTCCTGGTTCGCAAGGGGAATCCGAAAGGTATCAAGGACTGGCCGGATCTGCTGAAGGACGGCGTAGAGGTTATCACTCCGAATCCGAAGACCTCGGGCGGGGCCCGCTGGAATTACCTGGCCGCTTGGGGTTATGCGCTGGATCATAACAACAATGACGAAGCCAAGGCGCAGGAGTTCATCAAGAACCTGTTCACGCATGTGCCCGTGCTTGATACCGGCGCGCGCGGATCGACAACAACCTTTGTGGAACGCGGAATCGGCGATGTGCTGATTGCCTGGGAGAATGAAGCTTATCTGTCCGTAAACGAGCTGGGCAAGGATAAATTCGATATTGTATATCCTTCGGAGAGCATTCTGGCGGAGCCTCCGGTAGCCGTGGTAGATAAAGTGGTTGATAAGAAGGGAACCCGCGAGGTGGCGGATGCCTATCTGAAATATCTGTACAGCGAAGAAGGACAAAAAATCGCTGCAGAGAACTACTACCGTCCGACGCTGGACAGTGTCAAGGAGCAATTCAAAGACAAATTCCCGGATATTAAGCTCTTCACGCTGGCCGACAAATTCGGTACGTGGAAAGAGACGCAGGAGAAGCACTTTAACGACGGCGGCGTCTTCGACAAGATCTATGTGCCGGGTAAATAA
- the cysW gene encoding sulfate ABC transporter permease subunit CysW, producing MAGTVPLRTGQRQSAVSSAAVNESSAVKWLLIGAAGLVLLWLIVLPLTIVLTEALKQGWNVYWAALTDPDAASALRLTLLVAAITVPLNTVFGVAAAWAVAKFKFRGKGVLITLIDLPFAVSPVIAGLVYVLVFGAHGWFGPWLDAHDIKIVFAFPGIVLATLFVTFPFVARELIPLMEDQGTQEEEAALTLGARGWQIFFRVTLPNIKWGLLYGIILCNARAMGEFGAVSVVSGHIRGETNTLPLHVEILYNEYQFSASFAVASLLLLLALVTMVIKSWLERKTSY from the coding sequence ATGGCTGGAACTGTCCCTCTTCGCACCGGGCAGCGGCAATCGGCTGTATCTTCGGCTGCCGTGAACGAATCGTCCGCGGTCAAATGGTTGCTGATTGGAGCTGCAGGGCTGGTGCTGCTCTGGCTGATCGTGCTGCCGCTGACCATTGTGCTGACTGAAGCGCTAAAACAGGGCTGGAACGTATACTGGGCCGCCCTGACCGATCCGGACGCCGCATCGGCCCTGCGGTTGACCCTGCTTGTAGCAGCCATTACCGTGCCGCTGAACACGGTATTCGGCGTAGCGGCCGCCTGGGCCGTAGCCAAGTTTAAGTTTCGCGGCAAGGGAGTGCTCATTACACTCATTGACCTTCCCTTTGCCGTCTCGCCGGTTATTGCCGGCCTCGTATATGTTCTGGTCTTCGGCGCGCACGGCTGGTTCGGCCCGTGGCTCGACGCGCATGATATCAAAATTGTATTCGCCTTTCCGGGAATCGTGCTTGCGACACTGTTCGTAACGTTTCCATTCGTGGCGCGTGAACTGATCCCGCTGATGGAGGACCAGGGCACTCAGGAAGAGGAAGCGGCGCTTACGCTCGGCGCCCGGGGATGGCAGATCTTTTTTCGCGTAACGCTTCCCAATATTAAATGGGGCCTGCTCTACGGCATTATTTTGTGCAATGCGCGGGCGATGGGCGAGTTCGGCGCGGTCTCCGTCGTCTCGGGCCACATTCGCGGGGAGACTAACACGCTTCCACTGCATGTGGAGATTCTCTACAATGAATATCAGTTCTCCGCTTCCTTTGCGGTTGCATCGCTGCTACTGCTGCTGGCGCTCGTAACGATGGTAATTAAAAGCTGGCTGGAACGTAAAACCAGCTATTGA